A single region of the Amphiura filiformis chromosome 7, Afil_fr2py, whole genome shotgun sequence genome encodes:
- the LOC140157636 gene encoding uncharacterized protein, which produces MEKTRKLSLKRKRNVDKKQTDAKKKCLANNIAFEDGGNSIKNASEKDPILRQDVNFILPTVDPSTWQEIPSLPPWTPLQQTKEDGFDDKDSGVDIQVTKDVKIRWTPLPPFCKQCLIRGIPKGKRKPVKKTGTREQLTETCITKQELNTKHVSPDRTCSKSKNADQLSSNLSKAKLAPKTSFNQPGAIRLSDSTISSVLPGRDTQDIHRSIHSSTTFQQVSRKSTSAVDVTSRQSSESSSSESEKSTSFKSSSKTIEKKFVPFSASKTAKPTNAALHSKPNPPSGSSLFGASTSKQTSVLQHAGGTKSVQQAGGTKSAQGLSSKEQRVLPDVQVTNSNYPKEIVPKEAPASVSAPASAPVSDDDPLGGLTDEDLIVILSSDDEDEQVFPIVKPPAAATKNSWKQPSKNIGSKDSKKSSSQEQKGRSKQSKASQKNKGASKAPSRTIFDYAKAMPSSNQIRFGKSEVQSSNQRISKPQSATGSGKSSHGQSSSGNRTEDKIGEESGLQSCPLCQLTFKAGWNQVQIDGHIAACLAESSDDVMW; this is translated from the exons TGCTTCTGAAAAAGATCCAATTTTGAGACAAGATGTGAACTTTATCCTGCCGACTGTGGATCCATCAACATGGCAGGAGATACCAAGCTTGCCTCCATGGACACCACTTCAACAG ACCAAAGAAGATGGTTTTGATGACAAGGATTCAGGTGTAGATATTCAGGTGACAAAAGATGTGAAGATCCGCTGGACCCCTCTACCACCATTCTGCAAACAATGTTTAATTAGAGGAATACCTAAAGGGAAACGCAAACCTGTTAAGAAAACTGGCACCAGAGAACAACTGACTGAAACTTGTATTACAAAACAGGAGttaaatacgaagcatgtatcACCTGACAGAACTTGTAGCAAAAGTAAGAATGCTGATCAGCTTTCTAGTAACTTATCAAAAGCAAAACTTGCTCCTAAAACAAGTTTCAATCAACCCGGTGCAATACGTTTGTCTGATAGTACAATTAGCTCTGTATTGCCTGGCAGAGACACACAGGACATACATAGATCCATACATTCTTCAACAACATTCCAGCAAGTATCCAGGAAATCAACATCAGCTGTGGATGTGACATCAAGACAGAGTTCAGAATCTTCTAGTAGTGAAAGTGAAAAAAGTACCAGTTTTAAGTCGAGCAGTAAAACTATTGAAAAGAAATTTGTACCATTTTCTGCATCGAAAACAGCAAAACCTACTAATGCTGCATTACATAGTAAACCAAATCCCCCAAGTGGTTCTTCTTTGTTTGGTGCTAGCACATCAAAACAGACATCAGTATTACAGCATGCAGGTGGTACAAAAAGTGTACAGCAAGCAGGTGGTACAAAAAGTGCACAAGGTTTATCAAGTAAAGAGCAAAGAGTATTACCTGATGTGCaagtaacaaattcaaattaccCCAAAGAGATTGTCCCTAAAGAAGCCCCTGCTTCTGTTAGTGCACCTGCTAGTGCACCTGTTAGCGATGATGATCCCTTAGGAGGTTTGACAGATGAAGATCTTATTGTTATCTTGAGTAGCGATGATGAAGATGAACAGGTGTTTCCCATTGTCAAACCACCTGCTGCTGCAACCAAGAACTCATGGAAGCAGCCATCTAAGAACATTGGAAGCAAGGACTCCAAGAAGTCTTCATCACAGGAGCAGAAAGGAAGGAGTAAGCAAAGTAAAGCCTCTCAGAAGAACAAAGGAGCTTCTAAAGCACCATCAAGAACAATCTTTGACTATGCAaaagctatgccatcatctaatCAAATCAGATTTGGCAAAAGTGAGGTTCAAAGTTCAAACCAGAGGATATCGAAGCCACAAAGTGCAACCGGAAGTGGGAAGTCGTCTCATGGTCAGAGTTCATCTGGAAATCGGACAGAGGACAAAATTGGAGAAGAGAGCGGTTTGCAGAGTTGCCCACTGTGCCAATTGACATTTAAAGCTGG ATGGAACCAGGTCCAAATAGATGGGCACATAGCTGCATGTCTAGCAGAGAGCAGTGATGATGTAATGTGGTAA